In one window of Henckelia pumila isolate YLH828 chromosome 1, ASM3356847v2, whole genome shotgun sequence DNA:
- the LOC140876217 gene encoding uncharacterized protein, whose product MDSGFLKSELVEDQMELMLMEMDFSGAAACDQILPEMQGFNSHQENDIDHGGRIHVNGDFEKYHANSPSLTNSISFSGASIHREQPETQQNSGGGRWKVEEYYCCGETTRINNSSMAAMREMIFRMAAMQPVHIDPESVKPPRRKNVKISTDPQSVAARHRRERISERIRILQRLVPGGTKMDTASMLDEAIHYVKFLKDQVQSLERVESNRPPPASAGMGFPVPMSSGCYIPVAANGYHQYQPSPDHSVQQNLTDS is encoded by the coding sequence ATGGATAGTGGATTCTTGAAATCTGAATTAGTTGAGGATCAGATGGAACTGATGCTGATGGAAATGGATTTCTCCGGGGCGGCGGCGTGTGATCAGATATTGCCTGAGATGCAGGGATTCAACAGTCATCAAGAAAACGACATTGATCATGGCGGCCGAATTCATGTGAATGGTGATTTCGAGAAGTATCACGCTAATTCACCTTCGTTAACGAATAGTATCTCGTTTTCCGGAGCTTCAATCCATCGAGAGCAACCGGAGACGCAGCAGAATTCAGGCGGGGGAAGATGGAAAGTGGAAGAGTACTACTGTTGTGGGGAAACGACGAGGATTAATAATTCGTCCATGGCGGCAATGCGCGAAATGATCTTCAGGATGGCGGCGATGCAGCCGGTTCATATAGACCCGGAGTCCGTCAAGCCTCCGAGGAGGAAGAACGTGAAGATATCGACGGACCCACAAAGCGTGGCGGCGCGTCACCGCCGGGAGAGGATAAGCGAACGGATTAGGATTCTTCAGAGACTGGTTCCTGGTGGGACGAAGATGGATACTGCGTCAATGCTGGATGAAGCCATTCATTACGTCAAGTTCTTGAAAGATCAGGTCCAGTCTCTTGAAAGAGTGGAGTCGAATCGTCCGCCCCCCGCCTCCGCCGGGATGGGATTCCCGGTTCCGATGTCGAGCGGGTGTTACATTCCGGTGGCTGCAAATGGTTACCATCAATATCAGCCATCTCCTGATCACAGTGTGCAGCAGAATTTGACAGATTCTTGA